The Blastopirellula retiformator genome includes a region encoding these proteins:
- a CDS encoding DUF1592 domain-containing protein translates to MPPRYYQLGFALTTWICAIVQIGQAESPSHPPFAKAIEPYLTKNCVHCHGADAQEGDFRVDTLSQDVGEGASVNRWLEVIEKINNGEMPPPDEADLPTAQQNAEIVEWLAARIEEGRTARLAQKQPVSFHRLTRDEYANTIEDLFGVQYGVADPGGLNEEPEWHGFERIGSVLSLSASHIEKYYSAAEKILEEAYPTRPIPPTVVRKNALKLRGGPSGQVVKELEEKGIADQVRVDMWPGHEMQGGRPGPDGGMLKNGGLFKVRIKVSGLKPPGGRAPHLTFYADKIDRLLFEQDILAPEDEPAIVEFMADLPAGGHTFKMTNDVPGPSNLPRSGRHGSRPFISLEDGRIPWQLKLTDEEGLPLYPFLIVDWVEWEGPLEPADIAAKRARFMPAEDGNRDQAKACLARLCDAAFRRPVETAELEQYYNIVEEEIAAGADFRQAMKTGMLAILCSKNFLFVIEGDLAQPQAKLNDFELATRLSYLLWSTMPDEELFALAREGKLRQPEVLKQQFERMIADPRAEEFSQDFSRQWLQMHKLGMFPPNKELYPEYDPHLERSMAGETFAFFQEVLHKNLTLREFIDSDWTMVNPRLAIHYSIDGIEKDEYQRVALSPEDPRGGLLTQAAVLSLTSDGTRQRPVHRGVWVMQSVFGKSPPPPPANVEPIEPNPVDSPKATIRMKLEAHKHDPNCAACHRKIDPLGLAFDNFDAIGRWREEEVVPQGTGANPPVDPSGVLPDGRSFTTPQEFKKLLLADIDSFNQTFVKKLATYSLRRAMTVDDRADLEAIASKSKDADYRVRDLVEALVLSDLFQKR, encoded by the coding sequence GGAATCTCCCAGTCACCCACCGTTCGCCAAGGCGATTGAGCCCTACCTGACGAAAAACTGCGTTCATTGCCATGGCGCCGATGCGCAGGAAGGGGACTTCCGCGTCGACACCTTGTCGCAGGATGTCGGCGAAGGGGCCTCGGTCAACCGCTGGCTGGAAGTGATCGAAAAGATCAACAATGGCGAAATGCCGCCCCCCGACGAGGCCGACTTGCCGACCGCCCAGCAAAACGCGGAAATCGTCGAATGGCTGGCCGCGCGCATTGAAGAAGGCCGCACGGCGCGACTCGCCCAGAAACAGCCGGTCTCGTTTCATCGTCTCACCCGCGACGAATACGCCAACACGATCGAAGACTTGTTTGGCGTCCAGTACGGCGTCGCCGACCCCGGCGGGCTCAACGAAGAGCCGGAATGGCATGGTTTTGAACGCATCGGCTCGGTCCTCTCGCTCTCGGCCTCGCATATCGAAAAGTATTATAGCGCCGCCGAAAAGATCCTGGAGGAAGCGTATCCAACCCGGCCGATTCCGCCAACGGTCGTTCGCAAAAACGCCCTGAAACTACGCGGCGGTCCGTCAGGTCAGGTCGTCAAAGAGCTGGAAGAAAAAGGGATCGCCGATCAGGTCCGAGTCGACATGTGGCCCGGCCACGAGATGCAAGGCGGTCGCCCGGGCCCGGACGGCGGCATGCTGAAAAACGGCGGCCTGTTCAAAGTTCGCATCAAAGTGAGCGGCCTCAAACCGCCAGGCGGTCGAGCCCCGCATCTGACGTTCTATGCCGACAAAATCGACCGCCTGCTGTTTGAACAAGACATTCTCGCTCCGGAAGATGAGCCGGCGATTGTCGAGTTTATGGCCGATTTGCCGGCCGGGGGTCATACCTTCAAAATGACCAACGACGTCCCAGGACCGTCGAACCTCCCTCGGTCAGGCCGTCACGGATCGCGTCCCTTCATCAGTCTGGAAGATGGACGCATTCCGTGGCAGCTAAAGCTGACCGACGAAGAAGGTTTGCCCCTTTATCCCTTCCTGATCGTCGATTGGGTGGAATGGGAAGGCCCGCTTGAGCCCGCCGATATCGCCGCCAAACGAGCCCGCTTTATGCCTGCCGAAGATGGCAATAGGGATCAAGCGAAGGCCTGCTTGGCGCGGCTGTGCGACGCGGCGTTCCGTCGCCCGGTCGAGACCGCCGAGCTGGAGCAGTACTACAACATCGTCGAGGAAGAAATCGCCGCCGGCGCCGACTTCCGCCAAGCGATGAAGACCGGGATGCTGGCGATTCTCTGTTCGAAGAACTTTCTGTTCGTCATCGAAGGGGATCTAGCACAGCCGCAAGCGAAACTCAACGACTTCGAGTTGGCGACGCGTCTCTCGTACCTGTTGTGGAGCACCATGCCGGATGAAGAATTGTTCGCCCTGGCCCGCGAAGGGAAATTGCGCCAACCAGAAGTTCTGAAGCAGCAGTTCGAGCGGATGATCGCCGACCCGCGGGCCGAAGAGTTCAGCCAAGATTTCTCGCGGCAATGGCTGCAAATGCACAAGCTCGGCATGTTCCCGCCGAACAAAGAGCTGTATCCCGAATATGATCCGCACCTGGAACGGAGCATGGCCGGCGAGACGTTCGCCTTCTTCCAGGAAGTGCTTCACAAAAACCTGACTTTGCGTGAATTCATCGACTCGGACTGGACGATGGTCAACCCGCGTCTGGCGATTCACTATTCGATCGACGGGATCGAGAAAGACGAATATCAGCGGGTTGCATTGTCGCCCGAGGATCCCCGCGGTGGGCTGCTGACGCAAGCGGCGGTCTTGTCGCTCACGTCCGACGGAACGCGGCAGCGCCCGGTCCATCGGGGCGTGTGGGTCATGCAATCTGTCTTTGGCAAATCGCCCCCTCCGCCGCCGGCCAATGTCGAGCCGATCGAGCCCAACCCGGTCGATTCTCCCAAGGCGACGATTCGGATGAAGCTTGAAGCGCACAAGCACGATCCCAACTGCGCCGCCTGCCACCGCAAGATTGACCCGCTCGGTCTGGCGTTTGACAACTTCGACGCCATTGGACGTTGGCGCGAAGAGGAAGTGGTCCCCCAGGGTACCGGCGCCAATCCGCCGGTCGACCCCAGCGGCGTTTTGCCCGACGGCCGCTCGTTTACGACTCCGCAAGAGTTCAAAAAGCTACTGTTGGCCGACATCGATTCATTCAACCAAACCTTCGTCAAGAAGCTGGCGACCTACTCGCTGCGTCGGGCCATGACGGTCGACGACCGCGCTGATTTGGAAGCGATCGCCAGCAAGAGCAAGGATGCCGACTACCGCGTGCGTGATTTGGTGGAAGCGCTAGTACTTTCCGACCTATTTCAGAAACGGTGA
- a CDS encoding DUF1552 domain-containing protein gives MSHFNFNRWRINRRHVLRGLGATLALPLLNCMDSGKLVAGENVKNDAAPAKPKRSVFIYIPNGVNTLTWQIEKAGADYELSGPLKSLEEHRNQITPISGLHHPNGIGQAHECDKIWLTGAKISQEGGAFRNTVSADQMMAEVTSPHTRFSSLELAVTGGTLAWSKDGIPLPAERRPKQIFDRLFGVAPGGAEAAKRNLNRRGSVLDTLLADAKDFRKQIGTEDRNKLDEYLNAVRDVEKRTRRSYEWLDIPKPEVAAETKNKLTRDIPYSEAGDLYRTIYDLMVLALRTDMTRVITCMSGSESNGLAIPEIGVAQSRHELSHHNGDPEQLRRLTQTDTFLAQQLSYFIGKLKSHQEDGETLLDRTMVLFGSGMAYGHSHGNANLPMVLAGGGGLGIKHGQHVDFNLPKLGAYDLTNARGHYGVCSRPVDSDAHLSNLLLTMMQKMDVPADSFADSNGVVSEILG, from the coding sequence ATGAGCCACTTCAATTTCAACCGGTGGAGAATTAACCGACGTCACGTCCTGCGAGGGCTGGGGGCGACGTTGGCGCTGCCGCTTTTGAACTGCATGGATTCGGGCAAACTGGTCGCGGGCGAGAACGTCAAAAACGATGCTGCGCCCGCCAAGCCGAAGCGGTCGGTATTCATCTACATTCCCAACGGCGTCAACACGCTCACCTGGCAGATCGAAAAGGCGGGCGCCGACTACGAACTAAGCGGTCCGCTGAAGTCGCTGGAGGAACATCGCAATCAAATCACGCCGATCAGCGGTCTGCACCATCCCAACGGGATCGGCCAGGCCCACGAGTGCGACAAAATCTGGCTGACCGGCGCCAAAATCAGCCAGGAAGGAGGCGCGTTCCGTAATACCGTCTCGGCCGACCAGATGATGGCCGAAGTGACGTCCCCGCATACTCGGTTTTCTTCGTTGGAACTGGCGGTCACCGGCGGCACGCTCGCCTGGTCGAAAGACGGCATTCCGCTGCCGGCCGAACGTCGCCCCAAGCAGATCTTCGATCGCTTGTTCGGCGTCGCACCCGGCGGCGCCGAAGCGGCGAAACGGAATCTGAACCGTCGCGGCAGCGTCCTCGACACGCTGCTGGCCGACGCCAAAGACTTCCGTAAGCAGATCGGTACCGAAGATCGCAACAAGTTAGACGAGTACCTGAACGCCGTCCGCGACGTCGAAAAGCGGACCCGCCGCTCGTACGAATGGCTCGACATTCCCAAGCCGGAAGTCGCCGCGGAAACCAAGAACAAACTGACCCGCGATATTCCCTATTCGGAAGCGGGCGACCTCTATCGCACGATCTACGACCTGATGGTGCTCGCCCTGCGGACCGATATGACCCGCGTCATCACCTGCATGAGCGGCAGCGAAAGCAACGGTCTGGCAATTCCGGAAATCGGCGTCGCCCAATCGCGGCATGAACTGTCGCACCACAATGGCGACCCCGAACAGCTCCGCCGTTTGACGCAGACCGACACCTTCCTGGCGCAGCAGCTTTCGTACTTCATCGGCAAGCTCAAGTCGCACCAGGAAGATGGCGAGACGCTGCTGGATCGCACGATGGTCTTGTTTGGCAGCGGCATGGCCTACGGCCATAGCCACGGCAACGCGAACCTGCCGATGGTGCTGGCTGGCGGCGGCGGGCTGGGCATCAAGCATGGGCAGCATGTCGACTTCAACCTGCCGAAGCTGGGCGCTTACGACTTGACGAACGCTCGCGGACACTACGGCGTCTGCTCGCGTCCGGTCGACAGCGACGCCCATCTCAGCAATTTGCTGCTGACGATGATGCAGAAGATGGACGTGCCGGCGGATTCCTTCGCCGACAGCAACGGCGTCGTTTCAGAAATTTTGGGATAA
- a CDS encoding Lpg1974 family pore-forming outer membrane protein has protein sequence MRSSVFVLMAAMLASPAFAEDASTSPTQGDGFFAGSADRLSWPYGSPPVYRVSDMATEVAPVSFETQLTSSCDCQRCIPCGFDTCCCDQRWAHRTGGFGELLYLRARDAEVAYAQIRDGATPFGRTGTVDPSYSTGFRVGFWSAWDCRSSLGVSYTGFDSSTNDELITDAPLSIASLVIHPSSVAAGSTGLEANASLDVSFDQIDITYRRIWGVTENASVNWLAGVRYGRIQQQFQSEISVNGTTTVQSELDFDGVGFTLGFDAERYAPCNGFLIYSKGNAAFLAGEFRGDYTQFDSTDPLEVQTNWQAGRIVPVLDLELGVGWQGCNNHLRVTTGYVVQSWFNTVSTDAWIQGVQNSNFVGLNNAMTFDGLTAKIEYVW, from the coding sequence ATGCGAAGTAGCGTTTTTGTCCTGATGGCTGCGATGTTGGCGTCGCCGGCGTTCGCCGAAGATGCTTCTACTTCCCCGACCCAGGGTGATGGCTTTTTCGCCGGGTCGGCCGATCGTTTGAGTTGGCCCTACGGCTCACCGCCGGTCTACCGGGTCAGCGATATGGCGACTGAGGTCGCCCCAGTTTCGTTTGAAACGCAACTGACCAGCTCCTGCGATTGCCAGCGCTGCATCCCCTGCGGGTTTGACACCTGCTGTTGCGATCAACGCTGGGCGCATCGCACCGGCGGGTTTGGCGAACTCCTGTATCTACGGGCTCGCGACGCCGAAGTCGCCTACGCTCAGATCCGTGATGGCGCCACGCCGTTTGGTCGCACCGGCACGGTTGATCCGAGCTATAGCACCGGCTTTCGCGTTGGCTTCTGGTCAGCGTGGGACTGCCGCTCGAGCCTGGGCGTTTCGTATACCGGTTTTGACAGCAGCACCAACGACGAGCTGATCACCGACGCCCCGCTGTCGATCGCCTCGCTGGTGATTCATCCGAGTTCGGTCGCCGCCGGCTCGACCGGATTGGAAGCGAACGCATCGCTCGACGTCAGCTTCGACCAGATCGACATTACCTACCGCCGCATCTGGGGCGTCACCGAGAACGCCTCGGTCAACTGGCTCGCCGGCGTTCGCTATGGTCGCATCCAACAGCAGTTCCAATCCGAGATCTCGGTCAACGGCACAACCACCGTCCAGTCCGAGCTCGATTTCGACGGCGTTGGCTTCACGCTTGGCTTTGACGCCGAACGCTACGCCCCGTGCAACGGCTTCCTGATCTATAGCAAGGGGAACGCCGCATTTCTGGCAGGCGAATTCCGCGGCGACTACACGCAGTTCGACTCGACCGACCCGTTGGAAGTGCAAACCAACTGGCAGGCGGGCCGCATCGTGCCGGTCCTCGATCTGGAACTGGGAGTCGGCTGGCAAGGTTGCAACAACCACTTACGGGTGACCACTGGCTACGTCGTCCAGTCGTGGTTCAACACGGTCAGCACCGACGCCTGGATCCAAGGCGTGCAGAACTCAAATTTTGTTGGTCTTAACAATGCAATGACGTTTGATGGTTTGACCGCCAAAATCGAATATGTGTGGTAG